The following are encoded together in the Acinetobacter radioresistens DSM 6976 = NBRC 102413 = CIP 103788 genome:
- a CDS encoding DUF817 family protein, which yields MILLLKNIFEFLYKAASAALFGILLLLAFMLTANMGSEAFYGLFRYDYLLLYALIIQFCLLYLKLESWAEAKVIALFHVMAMLMEIFLTHPAIASWQYPQPAVFKILTVPLFAGFMYSAVGSFFARSLRLYQVVFTHLPGFLPMLVLALLSYINFMSKFFIPDIRYLLFFWSIALFWKTRVYFQLSYSRFELPMLPVLLILAFIIWIAENISTFYKIWLYPSQVDAWHMVGWGKLGSWYLLLLLSLVLVLKILGNRDRRGRWQLKKTADK from the coding sequence ATGATTCTGCTTCTTAAAAACATATTTGAATTTCTTTATAAGGCAGCTTCGGCTGCCTTATTTGGAATTTTATTGCTATTGGCTTTTATGTTGACGGCAAATATGGGGAGTGAGGCTTTCTATGGTTTGTTCCGGTATGACTATCTGCTGTTATATGCTCTGATCATTCAATTTTGTCTGCTGTATTTAAAGCTTGAATCTTGGGCAGAAGCTAAAGTAATAGCCTTATTTCATGTCATGGCAATGCTGATGGAAATTTTTCTTACCCATCCTGCGATTGCTTCTTGGCAGTATCCACAGCCAGCTGTTTTTAAAATATTGACTGTTCCACTATTTGCCGGGTTTATGTATTCTGCCGTAGGCAGCTTCTTTGCAAGATCGTTACGATTATATCAAGTCGTCTTTACACATCTGCCAGGCTTTTTACCTATGCTGGTTTTGGCTCTCTTGTCTTATATTAATTTTATGAGCAAGTTTTTCATTCCAGATATTCGTTATCTTCTGTTTTTCTGGAGTATAGCCTTATTCTGGAAAACCCGGGTGTATTTCCAGTTGAGCTATAGCCGTTTTGAACTACCGATGTTGCCAGTTCTTCTGATTTTGGCTTTTATTATCTGGATTGCCGAAAATATTAGTACATTTTATAAAATCTGGTTATATCCGAGCCAAGTCGATGCATGGCATATGGTAGGGTGGGGCAAGCTGGGTTCTTGGTATTTACTGCTACTGTTGAGTTTGGTACTGGTATTAAAAATACTGGGCAACAGAGATCGTCGAGGCCGATGGCAATTAAAAAAAACAGCAGATAAATGA
- a CDS encoding DUF3015 family protein, with protein sequence MLKKLMLAAVLAAGSSVAMADNDVGCGVGSQVWQGQSGIIPKLFAGTTNVIFTNQWLGITFGTLGCSQGGTVTAQVVTFTNENAETLARDMSVGQGESLNVLAELMNIKQEDKARFFAVSKQNFSEIYSADNQNTLQVLASLQTVMAKDEVLKAYV encoded by the coding sequence ATGTTAAAAAAACTGATGTTGGCTGCTGTATTAGCGGCAGGTTCAAGTGTAGCAATGGCTGACAATGATGTTGGTTGTGGTGTAGGTAGTCAGGTTTGGCAAGGTCAGAGTGGGATTATTCCTAAACTGTTCGCTGGTACCACAAACGTGATTTTTACCAACCAATGGCTCGGGATTACTTTCGGTACATTAGGTTGTAGCCAAGGCGGTACAGTAACTGCTCAGGTCGTGACTTTTACTAATGAAAATGCCGAGACGCTAGCTCGTGATATGTCTGTAGGCCAAGGTGAAAGCCTGAATGTGCTGGCTGAACTAATGAATATTAAACAGGAAGATAAAGCACGTTTCTTTGCGGTATCTAAACAGAATTTCTCTGAAATTTATTCGGCTGATAACCAGAATACTTTACAGGTACTGGCTTCCCTTCAAACCGTAATGGCAAAAGATGAAGTTCTTAAAGCTTATGTCTAA
- the hemE gene encoding uroporphyrinogen decarboxylase, which yields MTTLKNDRFLRALLREPVDSTPVWMMRQAGRYLPEYRETRAKAGDFLSLCKNTEFACEVTLQPLRRYELDAAILFSDILTVPDALGLGLYFEAGEGPKFKKTVRTEQDVANLPAFNAKSDLDYVMNAVSTIRSALGGQVPLIGFSGSPWTLATYMVEGGSSKDFRFTKQMMYAQPEVLHALLDRLAVAVTEYLNAQIDAGAQAVQIFDSWGGALAHREYLEFSLNYMQKIITGLQREKDGRHVPVILFTKGGGQWLEQMVATGADAFGLDWTTPLHVARQTVNGRAALQGNLDPATLYGSAATIEKATKAMLDDAYLNGEKTGYIANLGHGITQWVDPAHPKVFIDTVHEYSAKYLG from the coding sequence ATGACGACCCTGAAAAATGATCGTTTTCTCCGTGCCCTGTTACGTGAGCCTGTAGATTCTACGCCAGTATGGATGATGCGTCAGGCAGGTCGCTATTTACCTGAATATCGTGAGACCCGGGCCAAGGCTGGTGATTTTCTGTCTTTATGTAAAAATACCGAGTTTGCCTGTGAGGTAACTCTACAGCCTTTACGCCGTTATGAACTTGACGCAGCGATTTTATTTTCCGATATTTTAACTGTTCCTGATGCTCTGGGACTAGGTCTGTATTTTGAGGCAGGTGAAGGGCCAAAATTTAAAAAGACAGTACGTACAGAACAGGATGTGGCAAATCTGCCCGCATTTAATGCCAAATCGGATTTAGACTATGTCATGAACGCAGTCAGTACTATCCGTTCTGCTCTAGGCGGCCAAGTGCCTTTAATTGGTTTCTCGGGAAGCCCATGGACGTTAGCAACTTACATGGTAGAGGGCGGCTCAAGTAAGGATTTTCGTTTTACCAAACAGATGATGTATGCGCAGCCAGAGGTATTACATGCTTTGCTGGATCGTCTGGCAGTAGCAGTCACTGAATATCTAAATGCCCAGATCGACGCCGGGGCACAGGCGGTTCAAATTTTCGATAGCTGGGGCGGGGCTTTAGCACATCGTGAATATCTTGAATTCTCGCTAAATTATATGCAGAAAATTATCACTGGCTTGCAACGTGAAAAAGATGGCCGACATGTTCCGGTGATCTTGTTTACCAAAGGCGGCGGACAATGGCTTGAACAGATGGTTGCGACTGGCGCAGATGCATTTGGACTGGACTGGACCACGCCACTTCATGTAGCACGTCAGACTGTAAATGGCCGGGCTGCGCTACAGGGAAATCTTGATCCGGCGACTCTATACGGTTCAGCAGCTACAATTGAGAAAGCCACCAAAGCTATGCTGGATGATGCCTATCTGAATGGTGAAAAGACGGGTTATATTGCAAATCTTGGACATGGAATTACCCAGTGGGTAGACCCAGCACATCCGAAAGTATTTATTGATACTGTACACGAGTACAGTGCTAAATATCTGGGATAA